One Camarhynchus parvulus chromosome 26, STF_HiC, whole genome shotgun sequence genomic window carries:
- the ELK4 gene encoding ETS domain-containing protein Elk-4: MDSAITLWQFLLQLLQEPQNKNIICWTSNDGEFKLLQAEEVARLWGIRKNKPSMNYDKLSRALRYYYVKNIIKKVNGKKFVYKFVSYPEILNMDPLVVGRIEGDPEVPGFGEVTSAPKDVENCGKEKSQSCAKSSSRNDYIHSGLYSSFTLNSLNSSSVKLFRSIKIENPAEKLTEKKPQDPTPSVIKFVTMPSKKPPSAPLVSTTSAVAVTSTAPATPAVSSSLPLGSEETLQTLETLVLPKLSVPEAPPAPLPNLSTSYTPTPPISSVSPGLQVPSTPPSPPLSSNPDLDIDTDIESVTSQQLEQAQSLQHQSPEPKEQQDSAGLEKEFANHLSRSKKPKGLELAPTLVITGSDPSPLGILSPSLPTASLTPALFSQTPILLTPSPLLSSIHFWSTLSPVAPLSPARLQGANTLFQFPSVLNSHGPFTLSGLDGPSTPGPFSPDLQKT, translated from the exons ATGGACAGTGCCATCACCCTGTGGCagttcctcctccagctgctccaagaGCCCCAGAACAAGAACATCATCTGCTGGACCTCCAACGACGGGGAATtcaagctgctgcaggcagaggaggtGGCCAGGCTCTGGGGGATCCGTAAGAACAAGCCCAGCATGAACTATGATAAACTCAGCCGGGCGCTGCGCTACTACTACGTGAAG AATATCATTAAGAAGGTGAATGGGAAGAAATTCGTGTACAAATTCGTGTCCTACCCGGAGATCCTGAACATGGATCCCCTCGTGGTGGGCCGGATCGAGGGGGACCCCGAAGTGCCCGGCTTTGGGGAGGTCACCAGCGCCCCCAAGGACGTGGAGAACTGTGGCAAGGAGAAATCCCAGTCCTGTGCTAAGTCCTCCAGCCGTAATGACTACATCCACTCAGGCCTGTACTCCTCCTTCACCCTCAACTCCCTCAACTCCTCCAGCGTGAAGCTCTTCAGGTCCATCAAGATCGAGAACCCGGCCGAGAAGCTGACGGAGAAGAAACCTCAGGACCCCACCCCTTCTGTCATCAAGTTTGTCACCATGCCCTCCAAAAAGCCGCCCTCTGCCCCCCTGGTCTCCACCACTTCAGCTGTGGCTGTCACCTCCACGGCTCCTGCCACCCCCGCCGTGTCCTCCTCGCTCCCCCTGGGCTCTGAGGAGACTCTGCAGACCCTGGAGactcttgtgctgcccaagctGAGCGTCCCTGAAGCTCCTCCAGCACCTTTGCCAAACTTGAGCACCAGCTACACCCCGACCCCCCCCATTTCCTCAGTTTCCCCCGGCCTCCAGGTGCCCTCCACGCCGCCCTCGCCGCCCCTGAGCTCCAACCCCGACCTGGACATTGACACAGACATCGAATCTGTgacttcccagcagctggagcaggcccAGAGCCTCCAGCACCAATCCCCAGagcccaaagagcagcaggattccgctgggctggagaaggaatttGCCAATCACCTGTCCAGATCGAAAAAACCcaaagggctggagctggctccCACTCTGGTCATCACAGGCAGTGATCCGAGTCCTCTGGGCATCCTGAGTCCTTCTCTCCCAACTGCTTCTCTTACTCCAGCACTTTTCTCTCAG ACTCCCATCCTGCTGactcccagccctctgctctccagcatccACTTCTGGAGCACCCTGAGCCCCGTGGCGCCGCTGAGCCCTGCCCGCCTGCAAGGTGCTAACACCCTCTTCCAG TTTCCATCCGTGCTGAACAGTCACGGCCCGTTTACCCTGTCTGGACTGGATGGACCCTCCACCCCCGGCCCCTTTTCCCCAGATCTGCAGAAGACATAG